One genomic segment of Cydia splendana chromosome 5, ilCydSple1.2, whole genome shotgun sequence includes these proteins:
- the LOC134790491 gene encoding BRCA2-interacting transcriptional repressor EMSY translates to MWPMLLNMTHDECRRTLRRLELEAYSNMISVFRAQGALEDNRKKLLEELRAVLHISSDRHSAEARRVSNDELLATIAHQLTGPNTGLGWISEGRRRVPLMPRGIPQTAYTEIADRAAEAIKEENKEILKKLEAEKLVAPKSSEEEMPDPEGETAEGALQTNDMMDEMLYPPIAMEDQTSKLWETELVNRKRKIPEGGSIPDDATTPVKNMRNIPANTNQKHLNLSQIYSKYSQPATSKSSGQSKHSYNQVSKVSTSKSSHPHQPRAHKHRAHKQKAPGQRQPKKAQEIPGSPGKRYPPDYAGPPGTFQATYAQSVLGGKTKPDYMDELKPKVLSSPGMLTDSPTMALLTQPATVPHELGVSDSPDPASLQAQTPVSKHGVPKPHQLLLKGRRPEPPPDKKPPEMKILQKPEGIKVLSNRQVVVAASSTQKAINPAGKIVTTKLIGPVTKQTTPAPMSDKMIIVSKPPDHKNLNSKIIITSSAMRTPSKDSAPVAPRTETFTPKGIPATDLKVSAKTFVLNQKPGQKMVVLPAKSRTKAGSEVQLPLLHFKGIPTGMKLVPVSSQSLTQATKSPAVTVVSKPASAVSTPAPVTKVVGAETIKTANLADIVPVKGLTPVSTTKISNPIVRPASAKGSVIVVQKGATIGKALSFTKNGNDMSKIIMGKNVNQLLQASKPEQAEASKCPGNVIVLELNNDQSGRTTTMSEILDSRGSAARLSDENKKSQAITQDTPVMFDSQMSEDTCNASIDSASESIGDIVPMEESGLAIIKDEDTKPNFNKDSEGVKDSSSVTDWEMELDTVSRKGKDEEDKLNSLHLDLGMSSDSDSEYMVDNRKAKAKHSQETIQRATPSGERSEMYSSSAMSKATRTLLSQLQDEGSSSNDSSFALKSKSAAKNPAEADALTVAKEKLSEKVAEARSRHKRIDVFSTAISTNDMSLDEFPYLEESIMADDEPSPTDNKQ, encoded by the exons ATGTGGCCAATGCTTCTAAACATGACGCACGACGAATGTCGTCGAACGCTTCGCAGACTTG AATTGGAAGCCTACTCGAATATGATCAGTGTGTTTAGAGCACAAGGGGCTTTGGAAGACAACAGAAAAAAGTTGCTTGAGGAACTGCGCGCCGTTTTGCATATTAGCAGCGATCGTCACAGCGCGGAGGCGCGACGCGTCTCTAATGACGAGTTGTTGGCTACTATTGCACATCA GTTAACAGGTCCAAACACAGGATTAGGATGGATCAGCGAAGGCAGAAGAAGAGTGCCCCTGATGCCTCGCGGCATTCCACAGACCGCCTACACAGAGATTGCGGATAGAGCAGCGGAAGCCATCAAGGAGGAAAACAAAGAAATCTTGAAGAAATTAGAAGCTGAGAAGCTGGTGGCTCCTAAATCTAGTGAAGAGGAGATGCCGGACCCGGAGGGAGAAACGGCAGAGGGGGCACTGCAGACAAATGACATGATGGATGAGATGCTATACCCTCCTATTGCCATGGAAGATCAAACttcaaaa CTTTGGGAGACTGAACTTGTCAACCGAAAAAGAAAAATACCTGAGGGTGGTTCAATACCAGATGATGCCACAACACCGGTGAAAAATATGAGGAACATCCCAGCTAACACGAATCAGAAACATCTTAATCTGTCACAGATTTACTCAAAATATTCACAGCCTGCTAcaa GTAAATCATCGGGGCAATCAAAACACTCCTACAACCAAGTGAGCAAAGTGTCCACAAGTAAATCAAGTCACCCACACCAACCGCGGGCCCACAAACACCGCGCGCACAAGCAGAAGGCTCCCGGCCAGCGCCAGCCCAAGAAGGCACAGGAGATCCCCGGCTCCCCCGGCAAGCGTTACCCGCCCGACTATGCTGGACCACCAGGCACTTTCCAGGCTACCTATGCTCAGTCAGTACTCGGCGGCAAAACCAAGCCGGACTACATGGATGAACTCAAGCCCAAAGTGCTCTCCTCACCTGGCATGCTCACGGACTCCCCGACTATGGCGCTACTGACCCAGCCGGCTACAGTCCCGCACGAACTGGGCGTGTCCGACAGCCCCGACCCCGCCTCCCTCCAAGCCCAAACCCCGGTGTCCAAACACGGCGTGCCCAAACCTCACCAACTCCTACTAAAGGGCCGCCGGCCGGAGCCGCCGCCCGATAAGAAACCACCAGAAATGAAAATCCTACAGAAACCAGAGGGAATCAAAGTCCTCTCGAACCGTCAGGTGGTCGTCGCAGCGAGCTCTACTCAAAAGGCGATTAATCCGGCTGGAAAAATCGTCACTACCAAGCTGATAGGGCCCGTTACCAAACAGACGACGCCTGCACCCATGTCTGATAAGATGATCATAGTATCCAAACCTCCAGACCATAAGAATTTGAATTCTAAGATAATCATAACGTCGTCCGCTATGCGCACCCCGAGTAAGGATTCGGCACCGGTTGCGCCGCGTACGGAAACGTTTACGCCTAAAGGCATCCCCGCCACCGACTTGAAAGTCTCCGCCAAAACCTTTGTCCTCAACCAAAAACCCGGTCAAAAGATGGTCGTGTTACCCGCCAAGTCGCGAACGAAAGCGGGGTCGGAGGTCCAGCTGCCGCTCTTGCATTTCAAAGGGATTCCGACTGGTATGAAGTTGGTCCCGGTCAGTTCCCAATCGCTCACTCAAGCCACTAAATCGCCTGCCGTCACTGTCGTGTCGAAACCAGCCAGTGCGGTCAGTACTCCAGCACCAGTCACCAAGGTAGTAGGCGCGGAGACCATCAAAACCGCCAATTTGGCCGACATTGTCCCTGTGAAAGGACTCACCCCAGTGTCCACCACCAAAATCTCTAACCCTATCGTAAGACCCGCGAGCGCAAAAGGCAGCGTCATCGTCGTTCAAAAAGGCGCGACGATAGGTAAAGCTTTATCGTTTACAAAAAACGGTAACGACATGTCAAAAATAATCATGGGTAAGAACGTGAACCAGCTGTTACAAGCCTCCAAGCCAGAGCAGGCGGAAGCGAGCAAGTGTCCGGGAAACGTGATCGTTCTAGAGTTAAACAATGATCAATCAGGCCGGACGACAACTATGTCGGAGATCTTAGACAGTCGAGGCAGCGCGGCTCGCCTTTCCGACGAAAACAAAAAATCCCAGGCGATAACTCAGGACACACCTGTTATGTTCGATTCCCAAATGTCAGAGGACACGTGCAACGCGAGCATAGATTCTGCGTCGGAAAGTATAGGCGACATCGTACCTATGGAAGAATCAGGTTTGGCCATTATAAAAGATGAAGACACCAAACCTAACTTTAACAAAGATTCTGAAGGCGTGAAGGATTCTTCGAGCGTTACCGACTGGGAGATGGAACTCGACACGGTGTCGAGAAAAGGGAAGGATGAGGAAGACAAACTGAACTCTCTACACCTGGACCTGGGCATGTCTAGCGACAGTGACAGCGAGTACATGGTCGACAACCGGAAGGCTAAGGCGAAGCACTCGCAAGAGACGATACAACGGGCGACGCCCAGTG gggAAAGGAGCGAAATGTATAGTTCTAGCGCGATGTCAAAAGCAACTCGAACGTTACTCAGCCAGCTCCAAGACGAGGGTTCATCGAGCAACGACTCGTCGTTCGCGCTCAAATCTAAAAGCGCGGCGAAGAACCCAGCGGAGGCGGATGCTCTCACCGTCGCCAAAGAAAAGTTGTCGGAGAAAGTCGCCGAAGCGCGGTCGCGCCACAAGCGCATCGACGTATTCAGCACCGCTATCAGTACCAACGATATGAGTCTCGACGAGTTCCCGTATCTAGAGGAAAGCATCATGGCCGACGACGAGCCGAGCCCGACCGACAACAAACAGTGA
- the LOC134791080 gene encoding uncharacterized protein LOC134791080 — protein MENIAKIQIGLLEGKLNWDTWKYKAISLLRTVPHALEVVEGSFKKPTEPESPTDADAVTTYKTELARFVKADATALLIVTTNMKEETLRKVMRYTNARDVWLELHRLFDGTDEDKSYNLCMSFFGFKKDPADDIATHMSKLKNIWTQLNQEISKDKTSELPDLLLLCKILDTLDETYFSFRSSWLLLPKSERTIESLTSHLCAFERALQSNNVLQQEALISNSGTTSTAEKKDRKLKCNYCQAIGHRVRNCQNKCKREATTSNPSRCLVRSSHIEEFILSTSTPRQNSK, from the exons ATGGAGAATATCGCTAAAATACAAATTGGTTTGTTGGAAGGGAAACTAAATTGGGATACTTGGAAATATAAAGCCATAAGTCTACTACGAACCGTCCCTCACGCGCTGGAAGTAGTGGAAGGCTCATTCAAAAAACCCACAGAACCCGAAAGTCCGACAGATGCAGATGCAGTGACCACGTACAAGACAGAACTAGCGCGTTTTGTAAAAGCTGACGCGACTGCTCTGCTGATCGTAACTACCAATATGAAAGAAGAGACACTTCGAAAGGTCATGAGGTACACGAATGCAAGAGACGTATGGCTTGAGCTACATAGACTATTCGACGGCACGGACGAAGACAAGTCCTACAATCTATGTATGAGCTTCTTTGGCTTTAAAAAAGATCCGGCAGATGACATAGCTACACACAtgtcaaaattgaaaaatatttggACGCAGCTCAATCAGGAGATAAGTAAGGATAAAACCAGTGAGCTTCCAGATCTGCTACTACTTTGCAAGATTCTCGATACGCTTGACGAAACCTACTTTTCCTTCAGAAGCAGCTGGCTGTTATTGCCTAAATCTGAACGAACAATCGAAAGCCTTACAAGCCATTTATGTGCATTTGAACGAGCTCTTCAGAGTAACAACGTACTTCAACAGGAAGCTCTCATTTCAAATTCCGGCACTACGTCTACTGCAGAGAAGAAGGACAGAAAGTTGAAATGCAACTACTGCCAAGCTATCGGCCATCGAGTGAGAAACTGTCAGAA CAAATGTAAGAGGGAAGCTACAACGAGCAACCCTTCAAGATGTTTGGTACGTTCCAGCCATATCGAAGAATTTATTCTCAGTACTAGCACTCCACGACAAAATTCCAAATAG